The region AAAACCATTTTAGAAGAAACTGAAGAGTACGTTGTTGTGCGATTTGGTGCTGGAGAAATTTGGCACGAAACGGTCATGTTTGCCGTAAATAGTGGATGGGGTGGTTTAGAAAATCTCTCTCTGATTCCAGGCAGCGTGGGTGCTGCACCTATTCAAAACATAGGGGCTTATGGTGTGGAGATTAAAGATGTTTTGCTACAAGTTAACTTTATAGACCTTATTGGTGGTGAGGAAAAAAGTCTTTCAAATGCCGAATGTTTTTTTGACTATAGAAATAGCATTTTTAAAAATGAACTTAAAAACAAGGTAATTGTTACCTCCATTGACCTCAAGCTAAACAAAAATTCGACACTTAAATTAGATTATGGCGATATAAAATCAGAATTGAGCAAACAAAACATTGAAAAACCAACAATAAAAGATGTGAGTCAGGCAGTGATAAATATCCGCCAAAGCAAATTGCCCGACCCAAAGGAATTGGGAAATAGTGGTAGTTTTTTTAAAAACCCGGTAATAGAAAATGAATTATTGCAAAAAATTATTCAAACCAACCCCGAAGTAAAAAGTTATCCGATAGATGAAAACCACTCAAAACTTGCCGCAGGATGGCTTATTGAGCAGGCCGGATGGAAAGGGAAGCGGGTGGGCAACACGGGTAGCCACAAAAATCAGGCATTGGTGTTGGTAAATTATGGTAATGCCACAGGTAAAGAAATTAAGAATTTGGCTTATACCATCATCGATTCCGTTGAAAGACAATTTGGGGTAAGGCTTGAACCAGAAGTAAATATTATTTAATGGAAAACTGGAACGTAAAATCGGCGATACTATTTGAGGACAATCACCTCATTGCCATCAATAAACCGGCAGGATTATTGGTACATGACGAATTGTCTTACGACAAAACTTTGACCGATTATGTAAAGGAATACATCAAAACGGAATACGATAAACCTGGAGATGTATTTTTAGGTGTTATTCACCGAATAGACCGACCCGTTAGCGGGCTGGTAATATTTGCCAAAACATCCAAAGCTCTGACCAGAATGAACGAACTGTTTAAAGAAAAAAAACTCAAAAAGATTTATTATGCTTTAGTTCAAAAAAAGCCTCAAAAATTGTCGGATGATTTGACCCATTGGCTGGTAAAAAATAAAGAAAAGAATGTAACCAAGGCTTATGACAAAGAGGTAAAAGACAGCAAAAAGAGCCAACTGAGTTATGACTATATTGGAACGGCTAATCACAAATTTTTGCTTAAAATATACCTTCATACAGGTAGGTCGCACCAAATAAGGGCACAATTGGCCAAAATTGGTTACCCCATTTCGGGCGATTTAAAATATGGAAGCTGGAAAGGAAAGGGCAACTATATATACTTACACAGCAAAAGCCTTGAGTTTATTCATCCCGTAAAAAAAGAAAAATTACTTTTGCAATGTCCATTGCCGAATGAAGAAAATTGGAATTTCTTCCAATCGTTTGAGTAACAAATAATTAAAAGTTAGATTCAACATAAATTTATAAAATGAACGGATTTTTTAACGTACCAACTCCTAAAAACGAACGAGTACGAGACTATGCACCAAACACCCCCGAAACTATTTCATTAAAAAACAAATTGGCCGAAATGCGTGCCGAAACCCGAGACATCCCAATGTTTATTGGCTCTGAAGAGGTTAGAACTGGAAACACTGTTTCTATGCACCCTCCACACGACCATCAGCACGTTTTGGGTCATTTTCATAAAGGCACCAAAGACCACGTTCATCTGGCAATTAATGCAGCTTTGGCAGCCAAAAATGATTGGGCGAACCTTAGTTGGGAAAATCGAGCTTCGATATTTTTAAAAGCTGCCGATCTAATTGCCGGACCCTACAGAAATGAGATTAACGCCGCCACCATGCTTTGCCAAAGCAAAAATTGTTACCAAGCAGAAATTGATTCGGCCTGCGAATTGATTGATTTTTTGCGTTTCAACGTAAAATATATGACCGAAATATATGCCGAACAACCGCCAGAAAACTCTCCGACTGTGTGGAACAGAGTAGAATACCGGCCGTTGGAAGGATTTGTTTTTGCCATTACCCCTTTCAACTTTACAGCCATTGCCGGAAATCTGCCCGGAACTCCAGCTTTAATGGGCAACACAGTGGTTTGGAAACCAGCCGAAACGCAAATTTATTCGGCCTATGTCATAATGAAGGTGTTTAGAGAAGCCGGCTTGCCCGATGGAGTTATTAACTTGATATACAGCAATGGCTCTGATGTAGGCGATGTAGTTTTCAAACATCCCGATTTTGCTGGTATTCATTTTACAGGCTCTACCGGTGTTTTTAGACATTTGTGGAAAGAAATTGGCACGAATATAGCCGCCTACAAAACCTATCCGAGAATAGTGGGCGAAACAGGCGGAAAAGATTTTGTAATGGTTCACAAATCGGCTAACGCCAGCGAAGTTGCTGCAGCCATTGCTCGTGGTGCATTTGAATTTCAAGGTCAAAAATGTAGTGCTGCCTCCAGAGCCTATATACCCAACAACCTTTGGCCTGATGTTAAAAAACAACTTGTAGCCATGGTAAACGATATGAAAATGGGTCCAACCGAAGATTTTGGTAACTTCGTAAACGCCGTTATTGATGAAAAAGCATTTGATAAGATAAGCTCATACATAACACAAGCAAAAGCCGATGGCATCGAAATTTTGACCGGTGGAAACTTTGATAAAAGCAAGGGATATTTTATTGAGCCAACAATACTTCTGGCAAAAGATGCACACTACCGCACCATGTGCGAAGAAATTTTTGGACCTGTTTTAACCTTATTTGTCTATGACGAAAACAAGTTTATAGAAACACTAAAAATTGTGGACAGTACCAGCGAATATGCACTAACAGGCAGCATTTTCAGCAAAGACAGATACGCTGTTGAGATGGCAACCAAAATGCTGAGCAATGCAGCAGGAAATTTTTACATCAACGATAAGCCTACTGGAGCCGTTGTTGGTCAGCAACCATTTGGTGGAGCAAGGGGCAGTGGAACCAACGATAAAGCGGGTGCAAAAGCCAATTTGATGCGATGGGTGAGTATGAGAACAATTAAAGAAAATTTTGTACCCCCAACAGACTATAGCTACCCTTTCCACAAGTTATAAACAAGAGTACAAGTCTAAATTTGGGAAAAAACAAAGCGATATTTATGCATAAATATCGCTTTATTTTTTTATATACTAAAACATAACTAATTGATAATCAAGTATTTGAATCCATTATTTTTTACTCCCATTTTTTTTATAACCTCGGTGGCACATTGATTGCAAGAAGATAACAACTTTGGTGACACTATTAATTGATAACTTATGCGAAGATTTGATTTATTAAACTTTTTCTATGGGCTTGGAGCAGCTATTATTCTGGTTGCGGCTCTGTTCAAATTTTTAGGCTGGAAGGGTGCCGATGTACTCTTTGTGGTCGGTTTGGTTGGAGAAGCCGTCATATTTCTTATATCGGGGGCACAACCCGTTTTTAAGCAAAAATCATATAATTGGGAGAGAATCTTTCCTCAGCTTTCGCGTGATTCGGATGAGACAGAAGCTCCAAAAATGAGTTTGGATGGTGCTGAAATGACTCAAGAACAACAAATTCAGCATATTATGCAGTCAATTTTGAGTTTGAACAACTCGGTAGAAAATTTAAATGCAGCCACTCAAAAGCTTACAAGTTATGTGGAGAGGCTTGAAACGAACTATGAGTTGGTAAACACATCTACCCTTGATTATCATAAGGAAATATCCAATTTAAAAACCAAAATAGCAGCTGCTAACGATAAGTTGCGTGAGTTCGACAATTATAAATTTTAATTGACATGGAATCAAGTGCAGCAAAACTCAGGCAAAAGGCGATAAACCTTTTGTATCTTATATTTTTGGCATTAATATTCACATACATACCCAATGATTTTGTGGATACGGTGCAAAAAAGCGATCAATCATTGACCAGATTATGTAATGAGGTAGAGGTGCAAAACTCTCGTTTTAATGCATTTATGCTGGCCAACTTAAAAAACAATCCGGAATATTTCGACAAAACCTTGTTAAACATAAACATCATTGATAAAAAAACCCAGCAACAACTTAATTTGATTGATTCATTAAAATTGGTGCTTATCTCGCAAGAAAAATATAATGAGTTTGGATATTTGGTAGGCGGTAAACGTGAAAAACACTCAAACGACATTATGATTTATCAAAATAATGCCACCAAATTATTTAACTCGCTACGCGAATATAAATTGGACATAGGGCAATATTTAGATGCCGAAAAAGTAGATTTAATAGATTCCATACTCCCATTGCCAAAATTTGAACGAAAATCTGATGGACAACTTGTAACCTCAGAAAACTTCTATTTCTACAAGCATCCTCTTACCATATCGGTTCTTAGTTTAACAAATTTTAAGAGTAAGATTGAATTGGTTAGAAGTATGGTTATAAATGATGTGGTAAGAAGAGCAATAGTAGATAACCAATCTGTTCCGTCCGATATTAGAAGGTTGGCTCAATTAGACCCACAATCTTTCCAAAACCCTCAAATTTTAAAGGCATACACAGAAGATATTTCATTTGACTCTATCATTGTGATGCAAGACAAAATGCAACTTTATAGAAATGAGCGTATAGAAAAACAAAAAGAAAGCAATAAATACAATGTAAAAATTGAATCGTTGGGTGATTCAATTTACGCTGTTGGAAAGCCCATTCAGTTTGCATTTACTTTTGATAATTCGGCCAACCAAAAGCTGAATGTTTCGGTGGAAAACCCCGAAGGAGAAATGCAGAACTTTACAATGACCCGCGAAGGAGATTTTATGTTTGTGCCTGAAACAAAGGGCTATTATATTTTGCGATACTCAAATGGGGTAACCACAGGTAGAAAGAACCTTAAAGTAATTGACTTGAACCCTATTTTGGATAACAACCAAATGGGTACACTCTACATTGGCATAAACAACGAGTTGCAACTCAAAACCAGCGAGTTTGAAAATACGGACAACTTGCAGGCACGAATTTCTGATGGCCGAATCTTGAAAAAAGGAAAAAATTTCTACGCTCGGGTGGAAAAAGAAGGCCAAGTGCGAATAGAAATATTTGCAAAAATGCCTTATGGCCTTGTTAGAATAGCCAACAAACAATATGTGGTTAGACATTTGAACCCTCCGGTTGCCAATATTTTGGAAAAGAAAAGTGGAGAAAAAATTTCGTTTCAAGAAGCTCAAAAGGTAAAAATATTAAATATCAAGTCGGATGAATTGATGGTTGAAGAAGCCTACTACATTTCGAGTTTCAACTTTACGATTATTTATAATGGGCACACCGCCATTTTGAAGCCGATTCTCAATAAAGGCAATTCACTAAATGCCAGCTCATTAGAATCTCTTTCAAAAGTACAACCTGGTGATATTGTTATGTTTACTGACATAAAAGCAAAATCATCAACCGGTACCGAAATAGAGATACTTCCTGTTACTTATACCATTGCCCCATGAACAAATTTGATTACGTGCAAAAAACTTTGAGATGAGAACTATTATTAAACAAATACTCGTTGGAATGGCTTTCTTACTATCATTCTTGCCCATCGTGGCACAGAACAGCACCAATGTGCAAGTAAAAAGTTTTCCCTCGGTCATTTCCTCAACTACAGCCCTAGAGCCGGGAAAGTATGTGGTTAGTGGCAATAATGTGGTAAAAAAAGATGTAACACTTATCATAAACGCAGGCACAGAATTGGTTTTTACGGAAAATGCCAGTATCCAGGTTTTGGGTGGTTTAAAAATTGCTGGAGCCTCAAATAATTTTGTAAAAATATCCTCGATTGATGATTCGAAACCCGGTTTTGGATTTGAAATTAAATATGAAAGCAACTCAGACATCAATGTGCAGTATGCCGAGTTTACATCCTTAAAAAAATCGTTGAAATTTGACAAATTTTGGCTCAGAAATTCAGTCAATATCGAAAATTCTATGTTTCACGATTTAAACGCAGAGGTTTATCTCGAAATCTTAGAAATGGACAAGATTTTAGTTGAAAACAAAGTTGTTGTAAACATCAAAAACAATACGTTTGGCAACAACTCCTCAAGTTTGATGATTGCAGATGCAGCATGGACTCTCTTGGAATACAACATAGAAAACAACGTTTTTTCGAGAAGTGAATTTATTGGAAAAGAACAAAACGGAATTTTTACTACACCTCTTTATTTGGTGTATAATGAGGACGATGACCAATACAAACAACCCACCATAAAAAATAATAGCATAAGCTACAACTATGTGGGTTTGTTGGGGATTGATACTGTTGATTTTATTCCTGTTTACATCACGGCCGTTGGTTCGTCCGACAAAATTGATATTTCAAACAACTATTATGGCCCGGATGCCGAGAAATATATTGAACTCAATTCAGAGCAAATAAAAAGCCTACAAAGAGCCCCATTTATAGTGTTTTATGACTTGTTGGAAAAGCCTGACAATACTTTAAATGGTCATATTTATCAAATTGGAGTAAATGGCGTTCGTGTTGATAACCCATCATACGACCTTAGGATAGACCAATTTACTGAATTAATAGAACTAATTGCCAATAAACCCATAAAACCCACAGAATCTTTTGAGGTTAATTACATTTACATTCACGATGACACCATACGAAGATATGGCATAAAAAATAGAATTGAATTTGAAGACAATAGCCAACGTGTAAAAGTTTTTATCGAAGATAAAATCGTAAAACAATACGAGCATGGTTATATTGAAATTAAGGGGCTTCAAGACAATAATGGTTTTCTTGTGCCAGCCGTAAACATTGGCTTAAAAAACTACCTAAACAAAAACCGGGAATTTTTGGTCAGCATAGATGACTATCAGAAAATTCCACGAAGAGATTTATCATCAAATGACATAAATATTGATTATACAGCTACCAACAACATCGACACCGGAAAAAACGATGAACCAAAGGGCTTTGACTCATTAGAGGTAATTCGAAAGGAAAAATATTGGGATTTAGGGTTATTTACAGGTTCTACCATTTATTTTGGCGACTTGGCTTATACCGCGGTTGGGTTTTATATACCCAATGCACGACCCAATGTAGGACTTCGATTTGGATACAATATTTCGGAAAGATGGAGAATTGAGCTGGCTCAAAATAATTTGAGAATTGCCGGAGATGACCGCCGCGAAAGCGATTTGGGCAAGAACAGAGGACCCAATTTTGAACGTGGTCTTCATTTTAGAACCACCATTTATGATATTGGCCTTTTATGCGAATTTCGCCTTTTGAAATACAAACGACTTACATCGTATGTACCTAGTTTTACCTTTGGCGTTTCTGGTTTTTACTTCAATCCACAATCAAACGTTGGCAACAAATGGTATAATTTAAGGCCAGTTGGCACAGAAGGACAGACATTGAATGGAGCAACCGAGGCTTATAGCAAATATGCGTACAGCATTCCGATGGGCATCAAAATATCTCGCCATCTAAAGCAAAACTGGATTATTAGCGGATCCTATACCTACCATAAACTTTTTATGGACTATTTAGACGATGTAAGTACGGGTGAATTTCCTGATGCCGATGCTCTTAAAGCCGTAAACCCTGATTTAGGTGATATTGCCGTACAATTGAGCAATCCAAATGGAATATCGGGAAGACGCTCATTTAGTGATGTCAACGATGGATTTTCCTACTTCGGTATTACCATTACACGCAAGCTACGGATGGGCTTTTAATCTGATTCAAGCATATCTGGTCTTCGCTCTTCGGTTCGCTTTATGGCCATTTGTTCATTCCATTTTTCAATTTCGGCAAAATGGCCGCTCAGCAATATATCGGGTACTTTCCAACCATTGAAATCGGCTGGCCTTGTATAAATGGGAGGCGATAGTAAATTGTCCTGAAAACTGTCGGTTAAAGCAGAAGTTTCATCGCTGATAACTCCAGGAAGAAGCCTAACGATAGCATCTGCCACCACAGCCGCAGCCAACTCTCCACCTGTCAGCACATAATCGCCAATAGATATTTCTTTGGTTATAAAGTGTTGACGAATTCTCTCGTCAATGCCTTTATAATGACCACAGAGAATAATCAAATTTTTTTTCATTGACAATCTGTTGGCCATGGGTTGATTAAATTTTTCGCCATCAGGAGTCATGTATATTATTTCTTCATAGTCTCTTTTCGACTTTAAATCATTGATGCAATTGGCTATAGGCTCAATCATCAAAACCATTCCGGCATTTCCGCCATAAATTTTATCATCTATTTGGCGGTAGCCTCCCAGTCCATAATCTCGAAGGTTTATAACATTTATTTTGGCTAATCCTTTATCTGAAGCACGTTTTAAAATGCTCTGATTTACAGGGCCTTCCAACAATTCCGGCACTGCCGATATAATATCGATTTGCATGGTTTCAAAGTTGATGCAAGAAATCTGAAAAAGAAAATTTTAACACAAAAAAACCCCGGTACCTTGTACCAGGGTTGTGCTGTTGGCTTTCAGACTCGTTAAAGTCTTACTTCATCTCAAAAGTAAAATTGCCTTTAAATCTGAATGTCATTGTAATATCAGTTTTCAAATTTCAGATGGTTTGCAACCGAAACTGACACTTCGCTGTTTCTTTTATGACAATAATAATTAGCTCGATGCGTTGAGCATCATCGGCATAACCAGCATCAATAAATCTTCGCCTTCATCATTCTCATCAGGCAGAAGGATGCCCGCTCTGCTTGGCACCGACATTTCTAAATTAATATTCTCGCTATCCATATTACTCAAAACTTCCATAAGCAATCTTGAGTTAAAACCTATTTCTATATCATCGCCTTTAAAATCGCAAGCCAGTCGCTCGGTTGCTTCATTGGCCATGTCCATATCTTCGGTTGATATTACCAATTCGCTTCCGCTAATTTTGAGTCTAATTTGGTGTG is a window of Flavobacteriales bacterium DNA encoding:
- the gldL gene encoding gliding motility protein GldL, whose amino-acid sequence is MRRFDLLNFFYGLGAAIILVAALFKFLGWKGADVLFVVGLVGEAVIFLISGAQPVFKQKSYNWERIFPQLSRDSDETEAPKMSLDGAEMTQEQQIQHIMQSILSLNNSVENLNAATQKLTSYVERLETNYELVNTSTLDYHKEISNLKTKIAAANDKLREFDNYKF
- a CDS encoding RluA family pseudouridine synthase produces the protein MENWNVKSAILFEDNHLIAINKPAGLLVHDELSYDKTLTDYVKEYIKTEYDKPGDVFLGVIHRIDRPVSGLVIFAKTSKALTRMNELFKEKKLKKIYYALVQKKPQKLSDDLTHWLVKNKEKNVTKAYDKEVKDSKKSQLSYDYIGTANHKFLLKIYLHTGRSHQIRAQLAKIGYPISGDLKYGSWKGKGNYIYLHSKSLEFIHPVKKEKLLLQCPLPNEENWNFFQSFE
- the pruA gene encoding L-glutamate gamma-semialdehyde dehydrogenase, giving the protein MNGFFNVPTPKNERVRDYAPNTPETISLKNKLAEMRAETRDIPMFIGSEEVRTGNTVSMHPPHDHQHVLGHFHKGTKDHVHLAINAALAAKNDWANLSWENRASIFLKAADLIAGPYRNEINAATMLCQSKNCYQAEIDSACELIDFLRFNVKYMTEIYAEQPPENSPTVWNRVEYRPLEGFVFAITPFNFTAIAGNLPGTPALMGNTVVWKPAETQIYSAYVIMKVFREAGLPDGVINLIYSNGSDVGDVVFKHPDFAGIHFTGSTGVFRHLWKEIGTNIAAYKTYPRIVGETGGKDFVMVHKSANASEVAAAIARGAFEFQGQKCSAASRAYIPNNLWPDVKKQLVAMVNDMKMGPTEDFGNFVNAVIDEKAFDKISSYITQAKADGIEILTGGNFDKSKGYFIEPTILLAKDAHYRTMCEEIFGPVLTLFVYDENKFIETLKIVDSTSEYALTGSIFSKDRYAVEMATKMLSNAAGNFYINDKPTGAVVGQQPFGGARGSGTNDKAGAKANLMRWVSMRTIKENFVPPTDYSYPFHKL
- the trmD gene encoding tRNA (guanosine(37)-N1)-methyltransferase TrmD, translating into MQIDIISAVPELLEGPVNQSILKRASDKGLAKINVINLRDYGLGGYRQIDDKIYGGNAGMVLMIEPIANCINDLKSKRDYEEIIYMTPDGEKFNQPMANRLSMKKNLIILCGHYKGIDERIRQHFITKEISIGDYVLTGGELAAAVVADAIVRLLPGVISDETSALTDSFQDNLLSPPIYTRPADFNGWKVPDILLSGHFAEIEKWNEQMAIKRTEERRPDMLESD
- the murB gene encoding UDP-N-acetylmuramate dehydrogenase, with protein sequence KTILEETEEYVVVRFGAGEIWHETVMFAVNSGWGGLENLSLIPGSVGAAPIQNIGAYGVEIKDVLLQVNFIDLIGGEEKSLSNAECFFDYRNSIFKNELKNKVIVTSIDLKLNKNSTLKLDYGDIKSELSKQNIEKPTIKDVSQAVINIRQSKLPDPKELGNSGSFFKNPVIENELLQKIIQTNPEVKSYPIDENHSKLAAGWLIEQAGWKGKRVGNTGSHKNQALVLVNYGNATGKEIKNLAYTIIDSVERQFGVRLEPEVNII